TTTTGCACTGCAGTTTCGCCTTAAAAATTCCGTTGCATACTTCCAGGGGCTATTTTCTTATCAAAATTAGCTGGAAATAAATGATGAAACGGCGGCCCAAAAATCATATGCCTAAGTACGCTTTTATATCACgcttataaattatattacatAAATCTAggatatatataatatacatataatatcaGAATGTGTGCAACGGAACGATGTGCAACGGAACGCTAGCGGATGCCACTTTTTCTTCAAGTTGAACTCTTTGGAAAGGTCAACTGTCTGCGGCTGGCATCAATATGATATCAAATGTCGGATCGACTTATTTggcctcacacacacacacacacacacacgcaggcACAGACACCGACTGGCTCACCCACACAGAGACACAGGGAAAAGGGACGAGGCAAGGACTTCGGGGCAGTCAGTAATGTGTAATTTATTGCTGTGCTCAAATTGAAACTAAGCGCcattaaaaaacaataaactaaACATGTAATAAATTCAGACCAAACAAgagcacacacatatgtatgtacacatgtgTGGTAAATACCgaagcacaaacacacacacacacatgcaaacaGCAAAAAACTGTTCAAAATAAATTGACCAAATCTGTTGGATAAAAGGATTTGAAAGCAATTAATTGCTAGCGCATAGAATACATCAAAATACCCACACGGTCGCAGCAATGGCAGCAACATCTGAAACAACACATAGAAATAATAGCAGCAAGGGAAGAAAATTGCACTTGCTAAATAACCGAAAGTATAATGAAATTCAAAATCAACTACATatataacaaattttaaatttaacaatgaacaaaaattattttcattttcatttcatttcattgccagcttaaaaaatatatgttcggtcgtgtaaatttctatcgatttctaAAGCCGCCCAaccacgcccacaattttttggaaattttttttaaattttttatatatttgttttattttttaaggtTGCAATTGTGTTACATTTTATTGAGTCTGGCGATTGTGTATGTGTAAATGTAGATTCTTCATAAACTTGTAGTGTAAAAGGTCTTATATAATAAGACTACATGTCTTGACTGCGGTGCAAGTGAATAAGTGGCTTCCTATAATTGAGCAGACGCCATTTCGTGGATCGTTTTCTACCGATCATCTTTAGAACTCGCTTCAGTTTGCTTTTCCCAAACCCAGTTTTCTCCATTAAAGACTCCATGCGTAGAAACTTGTTTTCGGCATAGGAACTAATTACCTTGCGATAGGCAGCGTTTAGTTCCAACtaagaaagaaagaaattgtatatttattttcgatcTATTATGAAATAGTTTCCAAGCATACCGGTTTTCCAAATTCAGAACTTTGTGGGATCCCCGATATTTCACACCAATAggcatacaaataaaacttgctGATACGCCACTTGGGACGCTTAATTTTGCACATGCACTTGAAAATCTTACGCAAACTGTCTTTGGATAGCATTGTTCGCTCCCTGAGATCCTTAAGAGTCCGGTATTTCCGACCTGCATAGGCCATTTGAATAAAACCACCAACGCTTTCGATCGAACCCGATGCGatctatttaaaataaaaataaaaaaaaaaaaaaacaaaaaacaaaaaagtacaAATGCTCTTTTATGAGTGttcatttaaatgtttttatttatacctGTTTATTTATATCAGCTAGACGTTGCATTGAAAGCAAAAATTGACGAGAGGGTGGATAATTCGGTAGAAAATTCTGTGGATAATTTGGTGGATAAGTCCCTTGAGAGTTCATCGGTGGTAAATTTCTTACAGGATAGTTCAGACGGCCCCTTGGGTAGCATAAATCATTCCTCATCGGGGGATAGAGCGTGTTATTGTTCTGAAAGGGAATACCACCCATTGGATATGTACTGGGAGACGGCTCCCCGGGATAGGAGTAATGGTGTCTCATTGACGGGTTAATGTTATATGGTTGGTATCGTGGAGCTGGAAAAACGCTTTCAAATGACGGTTCCGCATCAACGTACATGGAATGATGCAATCTCAATGGTTGGGGTTGGTTCATATGATACTGACTGGTCGGGCGATGCAGTGGATAGGCCCTTTGATAGGGATAATAGCCCCTTGTTGAGAAGGGGTGTTGAGCATTCTGAAAGTTTGGCTCCTGGTACATTCCAGGTAATCGTGAAAATCCGCGTGTCGGAGATTGTGTCGTCGATGTATTCTGAAAAATATCACATATAACTTGTAAAAAGCGCATATAGAAGAAAACATGCAGTTACCTGTGGTTTATTTGCGGAAAGCTTGGGAATTTTATAACGATGCATATGCATTCCAGTATTTTTTGTATCCTTATTTTCATCATCATTTGAACGTTTTTTAGCatatgatttcattttttcgtTCAATAGTTTCGAAGGCATTCGCTTTAATTGAGCAATTTTTGGTTGAGAAGTTATTGTTGCAGCAGCTTTAGAAGTACTAGGCTGCATATCTAGTAGCTCAGAAATgttttgtttacgtttaacTGGTATTATTAGATTGTCGGGTATGACATCTTCTTCTTCGTTTTCGTCTTTATTTACTTCTGattcgaaaattttaaatttgaagaGCTTTGAGTTGGACGCACTGTTCATCAACTTACGCTTTTTGGAAGATTTAGGTTTTATGCTGGCGCTCACGAATGCTTTAAATTTAACAGGTTTTACAGTTGGTTCAACAATGTCAGGATTACGTGGCATTTCCACCTGATCGTTTGGATTATCGGCCAAATTACAATTTACAGTTGGATCTTCTGTGATAGCATTTCCTAGAGCCGACTCTAGCATAGCCTTTTTATTCTGCCTTTTATTGATCGCTTTAGTATATCTCGATTGTTGTGCTTCCTTGCGTACATCTTCAAATGTTTTGGTGCAACGTCGCTCAGCATTAGCTTTGGAATCTTTGAATGATTTCTTTGGAATATTAGGTAAGTTAAACTTTGCATAAAAGAATGAATTTTCCTTTAACTCCTGCGATTCTTGTTCTTGGTAATGTGATACCCAAGACTTTTTGTCCTTATTTATCAGTTTAAAGTCGTTCTGCTTAGCTGGCAAAGGACTTTCACACGGTTTAAAGTTCGGCTCATAATCTGTAGAGCTACAAGGGTTTACGTCTGCATTCGAAAAGAAAGGCTTAAGGATATTTTTTGGTTTGCGTGCATTATCCTCTGGTTCTTTCATTAAATTCAAAGCTATCGGTGTTTTGGTTCTTATTGGGATCCTTGATGGCTTGTGCTTTGGCATCACTGGTTCAACATTCATCTTACCttcttctttatttgaatTGGGCAATATAAAGCGATTCTGAATAGGCAATTGAGAACCAGAATTTCTTTCCATTGGAGTGCATACTTTAGTGGCACATTTCTTCAAATTTAATTCACTTGGGTTAGTAAATCCAGTATTCTCGGCATTTGAAATCATAAAATCACGCCTAAAAGCTTTTAGGTTACAAGGCCCAATTGTGCCTCCATTGGATGATCTGGAAGCTGCTTCTGGGGGTTGATCTGGACTGGGCTCTCTAATGGGAGCACTTTGAAGTTTTTTCTGCTGAAATAAAACATTGCAATTGTAAAAAACCATAACTGTTAAGAAAGTGTATACAAACATTTTGAGAATTCGGTGTCATCTGACAGTTCACATTGGTCTCATCATTGCTCTCCGACGAAGAAGAACTGGATGACTCCTCAAACAAGCTTTGATGTTTTTTCTCCAACTGTTGaaataaaacataacaatTGTAAAAAACCATAACTTTTAAGAAGTGCATACTAACATTTTGAGAATTCGGTGCCATCTGACAGTTCACATTGCTTTCATCATTGCTCTCCGACGAAGAACTGGATGACTCCTCGGACAACATGGGCTCTGGCAagtcgaaatcgaaatcataTGTGGGGCTTCTTAACGGCGATATAGCATGAACGCGCACCAATGTCAAATCTGTCAAATGCTCTTCAAAGGTGCCACACGCTTGCATGGGCACGGGTGGCGGAGGTGATGGTGATTCAAGGCGGGTTGGTTGGCCCAACTGAAAATTTATTTCCCCATTGGATTCAAATAGCTTGTGGGGAATTGGAACTTTTGGAGATCGACGTTTCCGGTTACGCGATCGTGAAGATTGTGAAGAGTCGGAGCTGCTCGAGCAGGTGGAGCAGCTCGAGCAGGTGGAGCAGGTCGTACACGATGACCAGGATGAAGAGCTTGACGATGAGCTTGATAAAGAGCGTACTACAGGGCGCAATGAAGAGCTTGATGGTGAAAAACGTAATGAAGGCTTTGACACGCGACCTTGCTTAATCCGTCCATCTGACTTCtaaaataagtaatattaAAAGGAATATTTAAAGTGGAAAGcaaaaaaatcttaaaaacaaaagaatgctatagtcgagttccccgttgctcagctagtgtgaatgcgaacgcaaaATTCCTTACCAAAtcgaaaactttaaataaaatataaacataatataatattaaatgaaacaattttaattatttagacACAATATGATAACTATGTACtttagttaaattttatatgtCCCAACCGTTCTAGCTTTTTAGCCcttacttaaataaataaataaacatgatgataaatatgaatataatatataccatagcgtttttgtttttgccaagTCCTAATATTTCTGTGTCTTCTGCGCTCTTCGTCGATGGCTGTTTGTTGTTCCTTGTTGGAAGTTGTGGAATGTCTAGCGTTGGCAAAGAAGATTGTGGCATATTGGAGTTTGCTACGGTATGCTGAGCAGCATGTTCGTCAAATAGTACTGGGAACTTAATTGGCGATATGGGTGGCATCGACCCTAGTGCGAGTATCTCGCCAACGGTTGATTGTACAGGCGTATTAATAGGATTTATGTAAGTGGGTGTTTCTAGAGGTACGGGCTCAATGGGTAGCGGTACCTTTACGGTGTTCTGTATTTTATTCATTGACGCTTTCGGTTGCCTTGGTGCTTTCGGTACCCTGGGGTTCTTCGGAATCTTGGGTACTTTTGGTTCCTTTGGAGCTTTTGGTACCCTGGGTGCCCTGGGTGCCCTAGGCGCTTTAGGTTCCTTGGGTACCTTTGGCGGCTTCGGCTCCTTCGGTACCCTAGGTGCCTTTGGTTGTTTAGGTGGCTTTGGTTCCTTAGGTGGCTTTGGTTCCTTAGGTGGCTTTGGTACTCTTGGTGCCTTCGGTACTCTTGGTGCCTTCGGTACTCTTGGTGCCTTCGGTACTCTTGGTGCCTTCGGTACTTTGGGCGCCTTAGGTTCCTTGGGCGCCTTAGGTTCCTTGGGCACCCTAGGAGCTCTTGGCTTAGGCTTCGGCTTGATTTGAGCCGTTTGTCCTTGTGCCGATACCCCAAAGGGTATATCTGTCCCCGGTTGCTGGTTGCACACTTTTTTAGCACGTGGTTTTCTGGGAGCCTTGGGCTTGATCGGTTGTATAGGTAAATtcagaacaacagcaacgtTTGGAATCTGCTGACTATTTGGTATTGTAGGTCCTCCTCCATTAGACTCCATGACCCCGGTACTATTTACATTAagtatatttgtattattggTATTATTGGCTCTCTTCCTGTAAGCCCGCTTGACACGAGGCACAGGTGCCTGGGAAGAGGTTTGAGGAGCTTCTCCATTTGGCGGAACTCCTAAAGGTATATCCTGTTGAGATTCCTGACCGGGTACCATCTTAGCAGTTTTTTTTCCAGGACCTCTGGGCTTCCTAACCTTGGGGATCGATTGTATAGGTGCACTCGGAGCACCATCACCTACAGCACTCTCGGAGGACTGATTTGTATTCACGGTCTTATTGACTCTCTTCTTGTAAGTACGCTTGGGTGGAGGCACAATTATTTTATCGATTGTTTGTACTCGTGGATTTTCAGCAACAGACACCATTGGTATCTGCCTATTCCATGGCATCAGAATATTAGTTCCGCCGGGCTCTACAAGTCCTTGTCGTATTGTAGGTGCCACTCCATTAGACTGTATGACCCCAGtactatttttatttggtatatttgtattattggTCTTATTGGCTCTCTTCGTGTAAGTCCGCTTGACAGGAGGCTTAATAATCTTTCCGATTGTTTGTATTGGACGATTTTGAGCAGCTGGCACTGTTAGACTTTGCGAAACCGTTGGCATTAAGTCATTGGGTTCATCTGCTGGCATAGTGCCGTTCTGCATCGGAAATGGGCATGCAGGCCAATTATTGGGATTTGGAAAGTTTTGAACTGAAGATGTTATCGTCGACGTGGCCTTCTTCGGTCTCTGCGTTCCCGCAGCCGCATTTTCCTTCTTGGCAGCTTCCCTCAACAACTTTCCAATGTTGGACTTTGATGGCGCCTTAATGATTCTCTTGACCGTCCGGGGCTTTCTAATCTTGTAGGCGGTTCCTCGTGTTGAATTGGCAGCTGACATATATGTTCTGTTAGCTGGATTGACAAAGTCCATATTTATGGCACTTATCAAATCATATGGCAAATTAGCATCGATATTAGATTGTGTGTCTGCTGGATGGGTTTCTACGTCACAAGAGGTAATCGGTAGTTGATTAAAATCCAAATTTAAATCTTCAATTAAATcagaaattgaaataatatcCGAATCAGAATCTGTGTTATTTGGCGGCTTGTCGTTTGTATTATTGGACGTAGTTGGTAATTTATCCATGTTTGTATCGCTTTCtattttacaaacaaaattcgCATTTATTTTAGATTGTTTAGCAGTGGGCTGAGTTACTTCATCGCCAGACTCATTTGAAGAATTATTGTCTAGATCGCTGGGAATATCAAAAATTGAAGAATTCATATTCCTTGTAGATTCTGTATTAGTTGGCTGAGATATGTGTTCACTGTATGTACTTGGTAGTCCATTGTCTATTGAATTTATTCCTGTGTTAATTACCACACCCGCTTCCTGATTTATGTTAATGAGTGGATTGAATGAATTAGCCATTGGCATCATATCAGGCATAGACGAAATTATCCTTGgctgttgaaaaaaaaagatagaTCATTTTAATCGCCTTACCAATCTGACATTCAAAAGTATTTATGCACACGTACATTTTGTCCTTGATTTCCCTCTATGGTTGATGGTTCCAATGTTGGTTCTGCAATTGTCGAAGGAGGTACATCCGGACTTACATTATTCGCATTTTCGTTTAGCGCCTGGCTCTGCTGATCCTGTCCAATGGCATCCTCCTGTTCGCCCAATCCAATGGAGTTCCAATCAAAGTTGTTGTTGGAAATTGGATCCTGTCATTAAGTAGTCAATATTTCGAGTTGTGTTAAAATAAACCTGATAAGTGCTAATACAGGAAACCCACCGGATATCGCATCCTGGTTTCAGCACTGATATCGATATGGCTTATATGCCGTCTGACGAATTCAATAATTTCGTAATCCATATCGCTCAATGATGAAACTGGTCTGCTCCGATTGTCCTGAAAGCCAGAGACTAACTGAATTTTATATGGATTGTTGAATTCGATAAGAAATGAAAAGTCAAAGCCACCTatgctgattttttttttcttaaagcATTCAAAGCAAAAATCTTTATGAACATTGAACAGCTAGGCAAATGAAAAGGGACTAAAATTACCAAATATTCTTAAAAATCGTTGGTAGCCTTGCCTGCTGTCCATGCCATCGTATCTtaatcaaaataattgaataatgtatatatataagtacgataacaacaacaacaagagagaatgctatggGCTCGATCGCGAAATTCTACATTTTTTGGCTGAAAGGCGTTAGAAGAGGCGTGGCcaaagtgtttttggtataccggtagaaattggcaagacaaaaaaattaaaatgaagaaaaatcgaacatttttttaaaagtgtggccGTCACAGTTTCGGAAGtgtcaaatttttttttttctttttttgcaaAATGGCTTTAAGAAATAAGATATTTGACCACTATCACCCGCTATTAATAAGAACATACCTTTATCTCAAagaaagaacaaaacaaaagcaactaATTTAACAGAATTACCATTTAGTTATAATCACAATGCAGAAGGCGAAAACTTTGACAGACACAAaagcgttgttgttgttgggaaaacgtaaaaaaaaaatgtacattgGTGTTTGTAATCTGTAATAATATGGAAAATATCGTGTGCTGAAAAGTTTTTGCAATGCAAAAAACGTATGCTGCTCGAATTAATGACGGTTGGGGTTCGCAGTTCTCTATAACTCTGGTATTTGaatatacgtatgtacatgtatgtacatgtatgtaaatgtatatatgtacatatatgtatgtacgtacaaTAACCTTCAGTAAGAAACTCACCTGCGGATGGCAGATCTGCAAATTGTCTGCAGTCCGATTATCTGttaaactattattattaagcaCTACTATTATTCAGCACTCGCGGTTTTGTCGTTTTTTccgaaaaataatttttatttttttttttcctttacATAGCAGAGATGTTGATCGTCTCGCTGACTTATTGCAACTGAAAATGATTCCCCCTCCGTTGACAGTCCCAAACTCAACTCGTTGACGTATTTGTCAGTGCTACTTAGATTGATCAAATTATTGGACAAAAACGTATACGGTTTCCAGTACTGAAAACTactaaaagtttaaaaataaatagtaattATACCAACGATACAGCCATCCCTGTCTGCAAGTTTCAATGATATTCCAAAGATATTCCACCTGGCGGGCTAAATGTTCTGTTTATTAATGCGAATTTCAATTCGGTCAAATAATATGCTTACGTAATTTATGTATATCAAAATTGCGATCGGCAGTTGCAGTTTGGTGGTCCTTTGGATGGCTAGTGTTATGGTGGCTcctgtttgccatttgccttcatacgcaccgttgaGCATGGGCATTTGTTTGCCAGGTCCTGGCCAGGACCTCCAGTATCGTTCTCATCCTCAACCTCGTCCAGTTggctgtggctgctgttgctttagCAGCTCTTGTGGTTTATTATAACTGCATATATCATGCAAATATCCACACACAAAGGGGGCGGTACCCGTTTCCCAGTGCTCAGCTCCCAGTTCGCAGTTTCCCAAAAACCCCCGAGCAACCGAAAAtccaaacacaaacacaaacacaagctTCAGCAAGAGCTTGAGGGTGAGGTTTTGGTGGGTGTTTGGTGTGGAGGGGGGGAGGTGGGTGAGGGAATAGGAGGTAAGGAGATCGAGGTCCTTGTATCAGAGGTTGTTTGGTTTCTGGGGTGTGGCTGGCCTTTTTTGAGGGCTGCAGTGACAGGTCCTTGCACAAATTCGGTTTTTGCATGCTTAGGTCGCCTTCTTTTCCCCCAGCTCGTTTACGagaattattttataaattttcatAGTTTTCACTTTGATTAAAAGTGCGGTCATGGCTTCTGCGGCCTGGATTTCTGCTATGCTGGCAGGCTCCATTACCATGCGCAAAATGGAAAAGCCGGCCGCAAAAGTGCACGCAACGGAAATCGAGTGAAGTCCTGCGACAGCGTCTTACGGAAAATCCTGCCCAGTTTCAATTCGTCCAAGAAGCAACTTCTGCAGGGTTTTCTCTTCTTTCGGCTTAATTCTCATATCTCGTCGATTTGGAAATAAAGTCAGGTAGTATGGTCGTTTCTGAAATATATAATAGAAAATTGAAAGGTTGTTTATATAGCATATAACATAGAGCATATAGCATTAAAATCGCATGAATCCATCCTTCGGTATATTCTATAAAGGACTTCAGTGTTGGTCAATAAAATGCATAACTCTAATTTCTGTTCGAACAACCCTAACAGGCACTATTGATGGCAATACGGAACAACTTCTGATTTGACAAATACCCCAATTTGAAGCGTTTGCCAATTTGTGGCAATGTCCACAATTGATTTAGGTAAGCGAGGTCATCAATTTCAGTTGCATGCCGCCCATTtcgacgacaacaacaagtgcCGGACCCAAATTGATTTATCTGCTCGCCAgattttcgctcagtgcagcCGCACACTTTGGATTAGCCAAGTATTCATTGCATTATTGGCATTAATTGCTCAGCCAGCAAAAACCGCATCACATTCCTCCTTCAAAgtgtatttcattttatttcaatatttgacaaatgcatttataattgCTGGCCGCAGATAAAATCCAATGTGCCATCGTCATCGTCTTCCGAACAGTTTGTAATTGGTAATTTACGACATTTTCCTTGTTGTCTTAACGAGCTTAGCTCTTATTAGATGTTCTGATTTAACAGGCAAATTCCAAATTGCATTGACGTCCTGTGGTTGGCCCAAAGCTATCGACTGCACAAAAGTGCCACCAACTATAGCTTATggttatatgtatgtagatttAATCTGAATATTATTGATAAATAACTAAAGTGCACAAAGCCTAAAGGAGCATGTATTTTTACTAAAAAAGATACACATAtctataaaaacatttaaggtCTTAAGCCAAACTCAAATCACTGTAGATGTGTGATTTGCGATGGCTTCGCTTTAGACCATTTTGCGCACTCGAGTGTGAGccatatatttttctttaaattgcTTGAACTTGTCATTTGCCGTCGACTGCCATTTAATTTCactaattaatttgtttttctccAAAACACACACCAAAAGGATGAAATGAAGGCACGCGGCAGCTGccgcaaaagccaaaaacaacaattaaacataaatcttATAAATTTCCGTAGCCAAAACTTCCTGCCAAGGCTTTTTGTCTCCGCCGTCTAACCGTCTCTTTCGCACACCATAAGACCCTCTCTTTCGTTTCAGTTGAGATTTCTCGCCGTGCCACCGAGCATATTTCATTTCGGCTGCAACTTTTCCAAGACACGCCCACCACGCATGgaccccgcccccttttcctTAGCCCGAAAAAAACTTTTACCCAAAAAGCGGTCGAAAAGAAGAAGCCGAGAGAAGAAGAGGCAGCGCATTGTTTGTTGTCTAACAGTCtatgactatttaaaacaaccacataagcacacacacaaccacatACAGCAGCGGTCAAAATTATAATGAACTTGCGTATGATCTAAGAAATCTAATCTAAtcaaaaataagaataaaatgTATACGGTAATGACAATAGGccgaaataatttataaggTCTGCTTTAAAATGTTCTTAATTATAATGATAAATGCTAGGATTTTGAGGGGAGGTGTAAGTGCTCATATAGATTcacatgtaatttaattttactattttactttggctgctgctggtttTCAGTTTGCAATTACTTTGTTGGCGGAAAAGTGCAACAAGGctacacccacacacacactcacacacacagacagacagacacacaTCGAAGGACCACACAAAACATTTGTTACAATTTCCCACGTAAATACTTCCTGCCAAGAAAcgctctcccacacacacgcacacacagacacacacacatatgcaaaaGCACAATTATAATTGTCATAACACAAAAGCAGCTGAAAATTTAGTGCCAAGTGCGAAAAGTTCCACCAACtgtagaag
The DNA window shown above is from Drosophila melanogaster chromosome X and carries:
- the CG2861 gene encoding uncharacterized protein, isoform A; its protein translation is MDYEIIEFVRRHISHIDISAETRMRYPDPISNNNFDWNSIGLGEQEDAIGQDQQSQALNENANNVSPDVPPSTIAEPTLEPSTIEGNQGQNPRIISSMPDMMPMANSFNPLININQEAGVVINTGINSIDNGLPSTYSEHISQPTNTESTRNMNSSIFDIPSDLDNNSSNESGDEVTQPTAKQSKINANFVCKIESDTNMDKLPTTSNNTNDKPPNNTDSDSDIISISDLIEDLNLDFNQLPITSCDVETHPADTQSNIDANLPYDLISAINMDFVNPANRTYMSAANSTRGTAYKIRKPRTVKRIIKAPSKSNIGKLLREAAKKENAAAGTQRPKKATSTITSSVQNFPNPNNWPACPFPMQNGTMPADEPNDLMPTVSQSLTVPAAQNRPIQTIGKIIKPPVKRTYTKRANKTNNTNIPNKNSTGVIQSNGVAPTIRQGLVEPGGTNILMPWNRQIPMVSVAENPRVQTIDKIIVPPPKRTYKKRVNKTVNTNQSSESAVGDGAPSAPIQSIPKVRKPRGPGKKTAKMVPGQESQQDIPLGVPPNGEAPQTSSQAPVPRVKRAYRKRANNTNNTNILNVNSTGVMESNGGGPTIPNSQQIPNVAVVLNLPIQPIKPKAPRKPRAKKVCNQQPGTDIPFGVSAQGQTAQIKPKPKPRAPRVPKEPKAPKEPKAPKVPKAPRVPKAPRVPKAPRVPKAPRVPKPPKEPKPPKEPKPPKQPKAPRVPKEPKPPKVPKEPKAPRAPRAPRVPKAPKEPKVPKIPKNPRVPKAPRQPKASMNKIQNTVKVPLPIEPVPLETPTYINPINTPVQSTVGEILALGSMPPISPIKFPVLFDEHAAQHTVANSNMPQSSLPTLDIPQLPTRNNKQPSTKSAEDTEILGLGKNKNAMKSDGRIKQGRVSKPSLRFSPSSSSLRPVVRSLSSSSSSSSSWSSCTTCSTCSSCSTCSSSSDSSQSSRSRNRKRRSPKVPIPHKLFESNGEINFQLGQPTRLESPSPPPPVPMQACGTFEEHLTDLTLVRVHAISPLRSPTYDFDFDLPEPMLSEESSSSSSESNDESNVNCQMAPNSQNVSMHFLKVMVFYNCYVLFQQLEKKHQSLFEESSSSSSSESNDETNVNCQMTPNSQNQKKLQSAPIREPSPDQPPEAASRSSNGGTIGPCNLKAFRRDFMISNAENTGFTNPSELNLKKCATKVCTPMERNSGSQLPIQNRFILPNSNKEEGKMNVEPVMPKHKPSRIPIRTKTPIALNLMKEPEDNARKPKNILKPFFSNADVNPCSSTDYEPNFKPCESPLPAKQNDFKLINKDKKSWVSHYQEQESQELKENSFFYAKFNLPNIPKKSFKDSKANAERRCTKTFEDVRKEAQQSRYTKAINKRQNKKAMLESALGNAITEDPTVNCNLADNPNDQVEMPRNPDIVEPTVKPVKFKAFVSASIKPKSSKKRKLMNSASNSKLFKFKIFESEVNKDENEEEDVIPDNLIIPVKRKQNISELLDMQPSTSKAAATITSQPKIAQLKRMPSKLLNEKMKSYAKKRSNDDENKDTKNTGMHMHRYKIPKLSANKPQNTSTTQSPTRGFSRLPGMYQEPNFQNAQHPFSTRGYYPYQRAYPLHRPTSQYHMNQPQPLRLHHSMYVDAEPSFESVFPAPRYQPYNINPSMRHHYSYPGEPSPSTYPMGGIPFQNNNTLYPPMRNDLCYPRGRLNYPVRNLPPMNSQGTYPPNYPQNFLPNYPPSRQFLLSMQRLADINKQIASGSIESVGGFIQMAYAGRKYRTLKDLRERTMLSKDSLRKIFKCMCKIKRPKWRISKFYLYAYWCEISGIPQSSEFGKPLELNAAYRKVISSYAENKFLRMESLMEKTGFGKSKLKRVLKMIGRKRSTKWRLLNYRKPLIHLHRSQDM
- the CG2861 gene encoding uncharacterized protein, isoform H; translation: MPDMMPMANSFNPLININQEAGVVINTGINSIDNGLPSTYSEHISQPTNTESTRNMNSSIFDIPSDLDNNSSNESGDEVTQPTAKQSKINANFVCKIESDTNMDKLPTTSNNTNDKPPNNTDSDSDIISISDLIEDLNLDFNQLPITSCDVETHPADTQSNIDANLPYDLISAINMDFVNPANRTYMSAANSTRGTAYKIRKPRTVKRIIKAPSKSNIGKLLREAAKKENAAAGTQRPKKATSTITSSVQNFPNPNNWPACPFPMQNGTMPADEPNDLMPTVSQSLTVPAAQNRPIQTIGKIIKPPVKRTYTKRANKTNNTNIPNKNSTGVIQSNGVAPTIRQGLVEPGGTNILMPWNRQIPMVSVAENPRVQTIDKIIVPPPKRTYKKRVNKTVNTNQSSESAVGDGAPSAPIQSIPKVRKPRGPGKKTAKMVPGQESQQDIPLGVPPNGEAPQTSSQAPVPRVKRAYRKRANNTNNTNILNVNSTGVMESNGGGPTIPNSQQIPNVAVVLNLPIQPIKPKAPRKPRAKKVCNQQPGTDIPFGVSAQGQTAQIKPKPKPRAPRVPKEPKAPKEPKAPKVPKAPRVPKAPRVPKAPRVPKAPRVPKPPKEPKPPKEPKPPKQPKAPRVPKEPKPPKVPKEPKAPRAPRAPRVPKAPKEPKVPKIPKNPRVPKAPRQPKASMNKIQNTVKVPLPIEPVPLETPTYINPINTPVQSTVGEILALGSMPPISPIKFPVLFDEHAAQHTVANSNMPQSSLPTLDIPQLPTRNNKQPSTKSAEDTEILGLGKNKNAMKSDGRIKQGRVSKPSLRFSPSSSSLRPVVRSLSSSSSSSSSWSSCTTCSTCSSCSTCSSSSDSSQSSRSRNRKRRSPKVPIPHKLFESNGEINFQLGQPTRLESPSPPPPVPMQACGTFEEHLTDLTLVRVHAISPLRSPTYDFDFDLPEPMLSEESSSSSSESNDESNVNCQMAPNSQNLEKKHQSLFEESSSSSSSESNDETNVNCQMTPNSQNQKKLQSAPIREPSPDQPPEAASRSSNGGTIGPCNLKAFRRDFMISNAENTGFTNPSELNLKKCATKVCTPMERNSGSQLPIQNRFILPNSNKEEGKMNVEPVMPKHKPSRIPIRTKTPIALNLMKEPEDNARKPKNILKPFFSNADVNPCSSTDYEPNFKPCESPLPAKQNDFKLINKDKKSWVSHYQEQESQELKENSFFYAKFNLPNIPKKSFKDSKANAERRCTKTFEDVRKEAQQSRYTKAINKRQNKKAMLESALGNAITEDPTVNCNLADNPNDQVEMPRNPDIVEPTVKPVKFKAFVSASIKPKSSKKRKLMNSASNSKLFKFKIFESEVNKDENEEEDVIPDNLIIPVKRKQNISELLDMQPSTSKAAATITSQPKIAQLKRMPSKLLNEKMKSYAKKRSNDDENKDTKNTGMHMHRYKIPKLSANKPQNTSTTQSPTRGFSRLPGMYQEPNFQNAQHPFSTRGYYPYQRAYPLHRPTSQYHMNQPQPLRLHHSMYVDAEPSFESVFPAPRYQPYNINPSMRHHYSYPGEPSPSTYPMGGIPFQNNNTLYPPMRNDLCYPRGRLNYPNFLPNYPPSRQFLLSMQRLADINKQIASGSIESVGGFIQMAYAGRKYRTLKDLRERTMLSKDSLRKIFKCMCKIKRPKWRISKFYLYAYWCEISGIPQSSEFGKPLELNAAYRKVISSYAENKFLRMESLMEKTGFGKSKLKRVLKMIGRKRSTKWRLLNYRKPLIHLHRSQDM